Below is a genomic region from Persicimonas caeni.
CAGCGCTGCGCTTTTTGTGGCGGCTTGTGCCAGCGTCGCGACCCAAATGAGCGTCGAGGAGCCCGACCCGACTGCGCACTCGGGAGATCTGCGAGTCGAGCGGGCGCCGCAACCGCCGCCGTTTGTGCCGCCCCCCGAGCCTGCCGGCGAGTTCTGGGCGATGCCCGACGTCGAGCAGCGACAGCCGGCTTTTCCTTTCCTGCCCGGAGAGTCGCAAGAGGCGAGCCGTTCGGTGGCCGACGTCACCCACGGCTGGCTCATCAACGCCAAGCGCATCCCCCAGCCTCACCCGCACCTGCAGACGCTATCGGTCCAATACACCCGCGGGCTCAACTACACCTCCGACCAGATGCTCGCGTTGCTCGAGAGCGCCGGGGCGCACGTGGCCAAGGAGTTTCCGGGGACCGTGCTCCATCTGGGCAATTTCAGCGCGCAAGGTGGAGGGGATATCCCCTATTCGGTGTCGCATAACTCGGGCCGCGACGGCGACCTCGGCTTCTTCGTGGTCGACGAGGCCGGCGATCCGGTAGCGCCGCCCGATCTGTTGCCGCTCGACGAAAACGGCCGCTACGAAGGTGAGGAAGGGACATTCGTGTTCGACGCGCCCCGAAACTGGGCGCTCGTCGAAGGGATGATCGAGTCGGATGCGGCACAGTTGCAGTACATCTTCATCTCCGAGCCGCTCAAGCGCATGATCTTGGACGCGGCGCACGAGCAGGGCGCTTCGAGTGACACCATCGAAAAAGCTGAAGTGCTACTTCACCAGCCCGGGGGAGCGCTTCCGCACAACGACCACTTTCATATTCGGATTTACTGCTCCGAGATCGACGTGGCTTCGGGGTGCCGAGACTACGGGCGCAAGCTCTCCGGCTACGAGTCGCACTGGAGGTCGAAGCGAAAGGCGACCAAAGCAGCGTTGGTGGCGCTCGGGGCGACCGACGCTTCGGTGCGGCTGGCAGCCGTTCGCCGGCTCGCGCTTCTGAAAGCGCGAAAGCACGCCGGAAAGATTGCTGCGCGTCTTGACGACGACAACCCACAGGTGCGTGCCGCGGCGGCGCGCGTTCTCAGTCAACTCGGTCGTGGCGACAAGGCCATTGCGGAGAGACTTGCGAAAGAAGAGGACGCCCAGGCCCTCGTCGAGATGATCGGCGCGCTGGGCGAGCTCGGCGGAAGGACGGCCATGGATGCGCTGGCGGCGCAACTCGAGTCGCCTCGGCCCATCGAGCTCCCCGGTGCTCTCGAAACGGACGCACGCGCATTTGTCGCCGAGGCGCTCGTCCACACCGAGAGCGCCAAGCCTGTACCCCATCTGATCGCTGCGCTGCAGAGCGACCACGCCGATGTGCGCCTGAGCGCCGCGCGCGCCCTTCGAATCCTGACCAACCACCGCCATGCCGAAGACGCGGAGTTTCGCGACGACGCACTCGCCGCCGAAGCCGCGACGCGCTGGCAGACGTGGTACGAGGAGAACGGCGACAAGGGCCGCGATGATTGGTTGGCGTGCGGCTTCAAGGACGCCGGCTACGAGGTCGAGCGTTTGAGCGTCAAGCACGTGTGGGACCTGTGCCGCGCGGTCGCGGACGCCGATCACCTCAGCTACAACGCTCAGCGCGTGCTGATGCGCATCTCGGGTCGTGAGCCGGCGAGTTTGAGCTGGCCCAAGCACGACGCAAACTTCTATTGGCGCCGCTGGTTCGAGCGCAGGTGGAGACGCTTCGGCGCTCCGCCGATTCCGCAGGAGCTGTCGACGCTTCGGTAGGCCGGCGTTGTCGTCAGTTGTCGCCTCCACCCAACAGGCCACTCTGCGAGGAAAGCCGCCGGTTTACATGCTCGGACGGACGGGGTAGAATTTTTCAAAGATAGCACCCTGATTATCATCATGAGCCGGGTTTAAATGTTGCATCGACACGCTTTTACCGGGCGGTTCGCGCGCGCTGCCATGGCGCTGGTGGCGGCCACGCTCGTCGCTCTCGCCGTCGGTTGTGGAGACGAACTCGACCCCACCGAGCCGGAAGGGGCCTACTACATCTTTCGAAACGCGCTCCTCAAAGGCGACGCCGAGACGGTGTGGAAACGAACCGACGACACCACCAAAGCCTATTTTCAGCAGCGCTACGAGCAGCTCGAGGAGATGGACGAGACCATCGAGCGCTACCTTCCGCAGACCGACCACAAGATCGCTCGCAAACAATCGGGCACGATCCTGTTGGATGAGGTCGATGGCGGCAAAGGGCTGTTCATGAAGGTCTTCCAGCCTAAGAACCTTCCCGACGAACAAGCCATCAAAGTCGGCTCCGATATCGACGAGCTCAAG
It encodes:
- a CDS encoding HEAT repeat domain-containing protein; the encoded protein is MKLPGDNRVRRVVLVVSAALFVAACASVATQMSVEEPDPTAHSGDLRVERAPQPPPFVPPPEPAGEFWAMPDVEQRQPAFPFLPGESQEASRSVADVTHGWLINAKRIPQPHPHLQTLSVQYTRGLNYTSDQMLALLESAGAHVAKEFPGTVLHLGNFSAQGGGDIPYSVSHNSGRDGDLGFFVVDEAGDPVAPPDLLPLDENGRYEGEEGTFVFDAPRNWALVEGMIESDAAQLQYIFISEPLKRMILDAAHEQGASSDTIEKAEVLLHQPGGALPHNDHFHIRIYCSEIDVASGCRDYGRKLSGYESHWRSKRKATKAALVALGATDASVRLAAVRRLALLKARKHAGKIAARLDDDNPQVRAAAARVLSQLGRGDKAIAERLAKEEDAQALVEMIGALGELGGRTAMDALAAQLESPRPIELPGALETDARAFVAEALVHTESAKPVPHLIAALQSDHADVRLSAARALRILTNHRHAEDAEFRDDALAAEAATRWQTWYEENGDKGRDDWLACGFKDAGYEVERLSVKHVWDLCRAVADADHLSYNAQRVLMRISGREPASLSWPKHDANFYWRRWFERRWRRFGAPPIPQELSTLR